GGAGCGCCTCAAAGTGGAAGTGACCGGCGAGAGCGGTGACGCCTTTACCTTCCGGGCCGAAACACCGGGCTTCTCGTATTTCGCCATCACCGCCCTGCCGGAGAAGGCCCCGGTCGTAGCAGAGAATATGACACCCTCAGCGACGCTGACGCCTGCAGAACCGGTGGAGACGGCAGAAACCCTGCCCCCGGCGACACAGAAGAGCCCGCTTGTCTTTGCTCCCGTTGCAGCGCTCGGGGCCCTGCTGCTGATCAGGCGGAGATAACTCCTTTTTTTTAGGTGTCAGGCTGCCCGTAAAAAGAGAAAAAAGGGATTCAGATCTTGATATTGATCCCGCCGGCCCCGCCTCCCGAGGTGTCGTGGGGGAGGAAGGGGATGAGGGACGATGCAAGTTTTGCGACGTCCATCGACTGGAGGATCACCTTTCCGGGACCGGTGAGGGTGGTCAGGAAGAGACCTTCGCCGCCGAAGAAGACGGTCTTCACGCCGCCTGCCAGCTGGATGGAGTAGTCCACCCCTGCCTCAAACCCGACCACAAGCCCGGTCTCCACCCGCACCACTTCGCCGGGCGCAAGGTCCATCTCGATGATGTCGCCGCAGCAGTGGAGGAAGGTGGTCCCTGAACCCGACAACCGCTGGAGAATGAAGCCTTCGCCGCCGAAAAAGCCCGAACGGATCTTCTTGGTGAAGGCAATGTCGAGATGCACGCCCTCCTCAGAACAGAGATAGGCATCCTTCTGGGCGATGAACT
The sequence above is drawn from the Methanofollis fontis genome and encodes:
- a CDS encoding TIGR00266 family protein, yielding MKHEIIGDNLQMVKLSLDQGERINAEAGAMVNMSGNMQMDSHMKGGLLGGLKRVLTSESLFLTEFTPQGGSGFVSFAGNVPGRIFPVDVTKGEFIAQKDAYLCSEEGVHLDIAFTKKIRSGFFGGEGFILQRLSGSGTTFLHCCGDIIEMDLAPGEVVRVETGLVVGFEAGVDYSIQLAGGVKTVFFGGEGLFLTTLTGPGKVILQSMDVAKLASSLIPFLPHDTSGGGAGGINIKI